From the Budorcas taxicolor isolate Tak-1 chromosome 1, Takin1.1, whole genome shotgun sequence genome, one window contains:
- the LOC128043289 gene encoding 60S ribosomal protein L35-like, with amino-acid sequence MANIKAQDLRGKKEEELLKQLEDLKVELSQLRVAKVTGGAASKLSKIRVVRKSIARVLTVINQTQKENLGKFYKGKYKPLDLRPKKTRAMRRRLNKHEETLKTKKQQRKERLYPLRKYAVKA; translated from the coding sequence ATGGCCAATATTAAGGCTCAAGACCTTCGCGGcaagaaggaggaggagctgcTAAAACAGCTAGAAGACCTGAAGGTGGAGCTGTCCCAGCTGCGCGTGGCCAAAGTGACAGGCGGCGCGGCTTCCAAACTCTCGAAGATCCGAGTGGTTCGTAAATCCATTGCCCGTGTACTGACCGTCATTAACCAGACTCAGAAAGAGAACCTCGGGAAATTCTATAAGGGCAAGTACAAGCCCCTGGATCTGCGGCCCAAGAAAACACGTGCCATGCGCCGCCGGCTCAACAAGCATGAAGAGACCCTGAAGACCAAGAAGCAGCAGCGGAAGGAGCGGCTGTACCCCCTCCGGAAGTATGCAGTTAAGGCTTGA